Proteins encoded together in one Bradyrhizobium sp. CB82 window:
- a CDS encoding TetR/AcrR family transcriptional regulator: protein MPRRKNETAAAPRGRPRAYDAEAALKQATETFWRTGYSGTPLDKIAAATGMNPPSLYAAFGNKHALYLEALARYWEMTLAATREALAGDRPLAEALMLAYEAALSFYFSRKGSARGCFVIGTAVAEAVEDAEIRKSVAAGLRMLDADFEARLRTARERGELKHDADPAALAVLASATMHTIAIRARAGARLSELREIARKATSVICGCPVEAD, encoded by the coding sequence ATGCCCCGAAGAAAGAACGAAACGGCAGCGGCACCTCGTGGGCGGCCGCGCGCCTACGACGCGGAGGCAGCCCTGAAGCAGGCGACCGAGACCTTCTGGAGGACCGGGTATTCGGGCACCCCGCTGGACAAGATCGCGGCTGCAACTGGAATGAACCCGCCGAGCCTCTATGCGGCATTCGGCAACAAGCACGCACTCTATCTCGAGGCTCTCGCACGCTATTGGGAGATGACCCTGGCTGCGACGCGCGAGGCCCTCGCGGGGGACCGTCCCTTGGCCGAAGCGCTGATGCTTGCCTATGAGGCGGCGTTGTCCTTCTATTTTTCGCGCAAAGGCTCCGCGCGCGGCTGCTTTGTGATCGGGACAGCGGTAGCCGAGGCGGTCGAAGATGCAGAGATCCGGAAGAGTGTTGCCGCCGGGCTCCGCATGCTCGACGCCGATTTTGAAGCTCGCCTTCGGACAGCACGCGAGAGGGGCGAGCTGAAGCATGATGCCGATCCAGCGGCACTTGCGGTTCTCGCGTCAGCCACGATGCACACCATCGCCATCCGCGCCCGTGCCGGCGCTCGCCTGTCCGAGCTGAGGGAGATCGCGCGGAAAGCGACGAGTGTGATCTGCGGATGTCCGGTCGAAGCGGATTGA
- a CDS encoding MDR family MFS transporter yields the protein MSAVVPSTVAADGHGAISLAALMATYMQAVNISLPNAALPHIQGTLSMANDEVGWVFSSYIAASAVAMSVTSWLAGRYGRKSVYQFSLIIFALGLVLDTLATTSVQFVLARIVQGVASGPLAPLSLAILLDVQPPARHARLSLAWTVCSLLGISSGASIGGWFSEYLGWRSIFYVSLPMTAFIFLAMAIWLREKRAERRQPFDFFGLATFSLGMIGLQVLLDRGERLEWFDSMEIWIEAVVSILGFYLFVVHVMTTKEHFLRTALFRDRNLVLSTMISFAVGLVLLPTLALTSPMLEELLNYPVDTTGYMTIPRGVALVGGVLLTSLVPAQVDYRPFLVGGMALVVYANWLMLGYSPAMDWRAVAEAGFLQGAGLGMVIPALAKAAFSTLDPKLRPEGSALINLSRLYGSTIGIAVVQIFFYGNTQAMHVALAKDLMPYRTAAHVAGSMAKPGLAALNGMVTHQAAVVAVIGQFKILMFAMLVVSPLVLFLRKPRPAG from the coding sequence ATGAGTGCCGTCGTCCCATCGACCGTTGCAGCGGATGGCCATGGCGCCATCTCGCTCGCGGCTCTCATGGCAACCTACATGCAGGCCGTCAATATCTCACTGCCCAATGCGGCGTTACCGCATATCCAGGGAACCCTCTCGATGGCCAATGACGAGGTCGGGTGGGTGTTTTCCTCCTATATCGCGGCAAGCGCCGTAGCCATGTCGGTCACGAGCTGGCTTGCGGGACGCTATGGACGGAAGTCGGTTTACCAATTCTCCCTCATCATCTTCGCGCTAGGTCTTGTGCTGGATACGCTGGCGACGACGTCCGTCCAGTTCGTGCTCGCCCGGATCGTCCAGGGAGTTGCAAGCGGCCCGCTTGCGCCGCTTTCGCTGGCGATCCTGCTCGATGTGCAGCCACCCGCCCGGCATGCCCGCCTGAGCCTGGCGTGGACGGTGTGCTCTCTTCTCGGCATCAGCAGCGGAGCGAGTATCGGCGGCTGGTTCAGTGAATATCTCGGCTGGCGTTCGATCTTCTATGTCAGCCTGCCGATGACGGCATTCATCTTTCTCGCGATGGCGATCTGGCTTCGCGAGAAGAGGGCGGAGCGGAGGCAACCCTTCGACTTTTTCGGTTTGGCGACCTTTTCGCTCGGCATGATCGGCCTGCAAGTGCTGCTTGACCGTGGCGAGCGCCTGGAATGGTTCGACTCGATGGAAATCTGGATCGAGGCGGTCGTCTCCATTCTGGGGTTCTATCTGTTCGTCGTGCACGTCATGACGACGAAGGAGCATTTTCTCCGCACGGCACTGTTTAGGGATCGCAATCTCGTCCTCTCGACGATGATCTCCTTTGCCGTCGGCCTCGTCCTGCTGCCGACCCTGGCGTTGACCTCACCGATGCTGGAGGAGCTGCTCAACTACCCTGTCGACACCACGGGCTACATGACGATCCCGCGGGGCGTTGCGCTCGTGGGAGGGGTGCTGTTGACGAGCCTGGTCCCGGCGCAAGTCGACTACCGCCCGTTCCTGGTTGGCGGAATGGCACTGGTGGTCTACGCAAATTGGCTGATGCTCGGATATTCACCGGCGATGGATTGGCGCGCGGTGGCCGAGGCCGGCTTCCTCCAAGGTGCGGGGCTCGGCATGGTGATTCCGGCGCTCGCCAAGGCCGCGTTCAGTACGCTCGATCCGAAGCTCCGCCCGGAAGGTAGTGCGCTCATCAACCTGTCGCGGCTCTATGGCAGCACGATCGGCATCGCCGTGGTGCAGATCTTCTTCTACGGCAACACCCAGGCCATGCATGTCGCGCTCGCTAAGGACCTCATGCCCTACCGGACCGCCGCGCATGTCGCCGGATCAATGGCCAAGCCCGGCCTTGCGGCGCTCAACGGCATGGTCACCCACCAGGCGGCCGTCGTCGCGGTCATCGGTCAGTTCAAGATTCTGATGTTCGCCATGCTCGTCGTGAGCCCGCTCGTGCTTTTTCTTCGTAAACCGCGGCCGGCAGGTTGA
- a CDS encoding HlyD family secretion protein has protein sequence MRLDLLPVAGSKGEREEFRESSAEARFDRTVDDSPPDRAVALPRRSVMERLRRPLMLALPLMVAALGAAVYLVQEPYVSTDNAFVRAAKVTVNARVSGQAVEIAVHDNESVRQGQVLFRIDPEPYQIAVDQAEARLGSARLQIEGLKATYRQQQAELQSARDSADFDAREYDRKKMLVASDFTPRAVFERAETNLKVSRQRISSIEQQIASTIVALDGDPDIDVNRHPTVRAAKAQLDRARLDLSYATVTAPDDGVVTRVDDLQIGGFVNAGAPVFSLLSSRHVWIEANFRETGLTHMRPGQEATIDVDAYPDRKFRAHIVSMSPGTGSDFSVLPPENATGNWVKVVQRLPVRLELDDVDASRPLFSGISVTARVDTGYRGSLRHLLQPTYAAGFR, from the coding sequence ATGCGGTTAGATCTTTTGCCAGTCGCCGGCTCGAAGGGAGAACGCGAAGAGTTTCGCGAGAGCTCTGCGGAAGCGCGATTTGATCGAACTGTCGACGACTCGCCGCCCGATCGCGCGGTCGCGCTACCCCGAAGGAGCGTGATGGAGCGGCTGCGCCGACCGCTCATGCTCGCTCTGCCTCTCATGGTGGCGGCACTCGGAGCCGCCGTGTATCTCGTGCAAGAACCTTACGTCTCGACCGACAATGCGTTCGTTCGGGCCGCGAAAGTGACCGTCAACGCCCGAGTTTCCGGCCAAGCGGTTGAGATCGCCGTGCACGATAACGAGAGTGTCCGGCAGGGCCAGGTCCTGTTCCGGATCGACCCGGAGCCCTACCAGATCGCAGTCGATCAGGCGGAGGCGCGGCTCGGTAGCGCGCGCCTCCAGATCGAGGGGCTCAAGGCGACCTACCGCCAACAACAGGCCGAGCTGCAGTCAGCGAGGGATTCAGCCGACTTCGACGCGCGCGAGTACGACCGCAAGAAGATGCTGGTCGCCTCCGATTTTACCCCGCGTGCGGTCTTCGAGCGAGCCGAGACAAATCTCAAGGTCTCGCGCCAGCGCATTTCGTCGATTGAGCAGCAGATCGCCAGCACAATCGTGGCTCTGGACGGCGATCCGGACATTGACGTCAATCGCCATCCGACGGTTCGTGCGGCCAAGGCCCAGCTCGACCGTGCCCGGCTCGACCTTTCCTATGCGACGGTGACGGCGCCCGACGACGGTGTCGTCACCAGGGTCGACGATCTACAGATCGGCGGCTTCGTCAATGCCGGAGCGCCGGTGTTTTCGCTGCTGTCGAGCCGTCACGTCTGGATCGAAGCGAATTTTCGCGAGACAGGGCTGACCCATATGCGTCCGGGTCAGGAGGCAACGATCGACGTCGACGCGTATCCCGATCGCAAATTCAGGGCGCACATCGTCAGCATGAGTCCCGGCACCGGATCGGATTTCTCGGTCCTGCCGCCCGAGAATGCGACCGGAAATTGGGTCAAGGTGGTCCAGCGCCTGCCGGTGCGTCTCGAGCTCGATGACGTTGATGCGAGCAGGCCATTGTTTTCCGGCATCAGTGTCACCGCGCGGGTCGATACCGGCTATCGCGGCAGCTTGCGCCACCTGCTGCAGCCAACCTACGCGGCGGGGTTCAGATGA
- a CDS encoding MDR family MFS transporter — translation MTARQATIDAIPAGESRPAVAAPCTPAVPLKTWIAVIGATLGAFMAVLNIQIVNASLADIQGGIGAGIDDGGWISTSYLIAEIVVIPLSGWLAQVFSIRIYLLTNAFLFLVFSAACAFAQDLPQMIALRAVQGFSGGVLIPLAFTLIITLLPKAKQPIGQALFAISATFAPAIGPTIGGYLTENWGWQYIFYVNVVPGTIMIGMLYFSLEATPMKLSLLRDGDWPGIVTMAIGLSALQTVLEEGNKDDWFGSPFIVRFAVIAAIALPLFVAIELTSEKPLLNLRLLSRRSFGFGVLANFLLGVALYGSVYILPVYLSRIQGYNSEQIGAVLAWTGLPQLVLIPLVPRLMKRTDPRIMISFGFALFAASNFMNIYMTGDYAADQLFWPNVVRAVGQALMFAPLSAVATAGIEPENAGSASALFNMMRQLGGAIGIAALQTLLTKREQYHSNVLSPSVSLLEQATRTRLDQLTEYFISHGVIDRVDAAHRAYVAIGKIIQKQAFILAFSDTFYALGVALIVALVAGLMLKRPDHLEAGGAH, via the coding sequence ATGACCGCACGGCAGGCCACCATCGATGCCATTCCGGCGGGCGAAAGCCGGCCGGCCGTGGCGGCGCCGTGCACTCCCGCCGTTCCTCTGAAGACGTGGATCGCGGTGATTGGCGCCACGCTGGGCGCATTCATGGCAGTGCTCAACATCCAGATCGTGAACGCCTCGCTTGCCGACATCCAGGGCGGGATCGGCGCCGGGATCGATGACGGCGGCTGGATTTCGACGTCGTATCTGATCGCAGAGATCGTGGTGATCCCCCTGAGCGGCTGGCTTGCCCAGGTGTTCTCGATCCGCATCTACCTCCTGACCAACGCCTTCCTTTTCCTCGTGTTCTCGGCGGCCTGCGCGTTCGCGCAAGATTTGCCGCAGATGATCGCGTTGCGCGCCGTGCAGGGCTTTAGCGGCGGTGTGTTGATTCCCCTGGCATTCACGCTGATCATCACCTTGTTGCCGAAAGCCAAGCAGCCCATCGGTCAGGCGCTGTTCGCGATCTCCGCGACGTTTGCGCCGGCGATCGGGCCGACCATCGGCGGCTATCTCACCGAGAACTGGGGCTGGCAATACATCTTCTACGTCAACGTCGTGCCAGGCACGATCATGATCGGGATGCTCTACTTCTCCTTGGAAGCAACGCCGATGAAGCTGTCGTTGCTGCGCGACGGCGACTGGCCTGGAATCGTCACTATGGCGATCGGGCTCTCGGCGCTGCAGACCGTGCTGGAGGAGGGCAACAAGGATGATTGGTTCGGCTCGCCATTCATCGTCCGTTTCGCGGTCATTGCCGCGATCGCGCTGCCGCTGTTTGTCGCGATCGAACTGACTAGCGAGAAGCCGCTGTTGAATCTGCGCCTGCTGTCCCGTCGCAGTTTCGGCTTCGGCGTCCTCGCGAATTTTCTGCTTGGCGTCGCCTTATACGGTTCGGTCTACATTCTGCCCGTCTATTTATCTCGCATTCAGGGCTACAATTCCGAGCAGATCGGCGCGGTGCTGGCGTGGACCGGGTTACCGCAGCTTGTGCTGATCCCTCTGGTGCCGCGGCTGATGAAGCGGACCGATCCGCGCATCATGATCAGCTTTGGCTTTGCGCTCTTCGCCGCCTCAAACTTCATGAACATCTACATGACCGGCGACTATGCGGCTGATCAGTTGTTTTGGCCCAATGTCGTCCGTGCTGTGGGTCAGGCCCTCATGTTTGCGCCGCTTTCGGCGGTCGCAACTGCCGGAATCGAGCCGGAGAATGCCGGGTCCGCATCTGCGTTGTTCAATATGATGCGCCAACTCGGCGGCGCGATCGGGATTGCTGCACTGCAGACGTTGCTGACCAAGCGCGAGCAGTATCATTCCAATGTGCTCTCGCCGTCGGTCTCGTTACTGGAGCAGGCGACCCGGACCCGGCTGGATCAGCTCACGGAATATTTCATCAGCCATGGCGTGATCGACCGCGTTGACGCCGCGCACCGCGCCTACGTCGCGATCGGAAAGATCATCCAGAAGCAGGCCTTCATCCTTGCCTTTAGCGACACCTTTTACGCGCTGGGCGTGGCACTGATCGTCGCGCTGGTGGCTGGCCTGATGCTCAAGAGGCCCGATCACCTCGAAGCAGGCGGGGCGCATTAG
- a CDS encoding aldo/keto reductase — protein sequence MTPSNALRYTRISTHESGTIPAVGFGTLIPDQNATKQATRAALEAGFRHLDCAERYRNEAAVGEAIQDAFKAGTLRREDLFVTTKLWNTNHRPERVKPAFDASRRRLQLDTIDCYIIHTPFAFQPGDEQDPRDDRGQVIYDPGVTLAETWQALERLVEDGRCKSIGLSDVTLEKLREIVAVARIRPAMVQVESHPYLPEWDLLDFCREHGIVLQAFAALGHAMEPNVLADPVITAIAQRLGRTPAQVALAWAVQRGTAFLTTSTKPQRIRDSFDISALPDDAMEEIRDRITTKIRFNAVVQTGVPGFISRAR from the coding sequence ATGACACCATCGAATGCGCTCCGCTACACGAGGATTTCCACCCACGAATCCGGGACAATTCCCGCTGTGGGATTTGGCACACTCATTCCGGATCAGAACGCAACGAAACAGGCCACCAGGGCTGCACTGGAAGCGGGATTTCGACATCTGGATTGCGCGGAACGCTACCGCAATGAGGCAGCGGTAGGCGAAGCTATCCAGGACGCCTTCAAGGCAGGAACGCTTCGGCGCGAGGATCTGTTCGTAACCACGAAGCTCTGGAACACCAATCATCGTCCAGAGCGGGTCAAACCTGCCTTCGACGCGAGTCGCCGGCGGCTCCAACTCGACACCATCGATTGCTACATCATCCATACGCCTTTTGCATTCCAACCCGGTGACGAGCAGGATCCGAGGGACGACCGCGGTCAGGTGATCTATGATCCCGGCGTTACATTAGCTGAAACCTGGCAGGCGCTGGAGCGCCTGGTCGAGGATGGTCGTTGCAAGTCGATCGGTCTATCGGACGTCACTTTGGAGAAGCTGCGCGAGATCGTCGCGGTCGCGCGGATCAGGCCCGCGATGGTGCAGGTCGAATCGCATCCTTATCTGCCCGAATGGGATCTGCTCGACTTCTGTCGAGAACATGGAATCGTGTTGCAAGCGTTTGCAGCTTTGGGCCATGCGATGGAGCCTAATGTCCTGGCCGACCCCGTCATAACAGCCATCGCACAACGCCTGGGCAGGACACCTGCTCAAGTGGCCCTGGCCTGGGCCGTGCAGCGCGGGACCGCTTTCCTGACCACCTCTACCAAACCTCAGCGAATCCGGGACAGCTTCGACATTTCCGCTCTCCCTGACGACGCCATGGAGGAGATTCGGGACCGCATCACCACAAAGATCAGGTTCAATGCAGTGGTGCAGACCGGCGTGCCGGGATTCATTTCTCGGGCGCGATGA